accccagatgttggaagatattagcttccttgttttgtgttttactgttgcatcagcgaacacaaactttctacatgctctcctagccttcataaagacgTAAAGGTAATTCACCAAGAtatccatatgcattttggctatgaccatgagcatgtcttgggtactttcgtaggttgaacacaactctatgtagtgctgtaaagaaagggatgtcgcaagtctctcctttgactcctgttcattacacaagagcaactcagacaatttagggagacataccttgcccttaatcccaaatgttttctggccgtcaggggatgtagttggctcttgaggcactactatttcctcacttgctaccggaaatagtagcttacgcatcctatcattaggtaggaaaggtcccgaagagatcttttgaaagcctctcacctagttgcgtaatttatattgagctgtatcactagtctccgtagacttgagattttcaaaaccttcagacattaatgtccgacatatatcgcaaacctgtgggttccaataatgtagggatcctgaaataatattgcagggggcatgaaacctgcaaatgTTATGACTGTAAagatacttactcttggccttgcagaggactgcagcacaaggtatctggtgttcctcctgtaaagaagggaaaaccaaatgagtatacaatggattatctccttgacaatcaacatgcaaatgtcctttacaatagagtagcttaggatagtaagctataaagggatagtaggagatacatacttgtgtacccctgtgagcaaatgctgttgcctcccctcagtattaactacatggagatttctctatagagtaactacaagtagaaggactcttacccctaggggtagagaagtatctaatcactgtcccaaaataatgttaatattgtggggtcaggatgactgattctcgataagaatattgaagaaaactattcattcaatatatgaacagtaccagcagaatgctcgtacaagggtacccaaggtatgtcagaaatactactgtatcatggtactgtagttttctaattgcagtaagtctatattgcaatttactggctactgtacttcatgtattgtagtctagtcattatgctgccttcatagtagcatatgacagtatggtccatctagcatgaagccagctggactaggaaaataaagacatatatttgtatatcccactcagcatatttgctgtagtcttcctactatatttaaatatagtttcctgatcagggagactcaaggaaaaaggctccaccctttatgGGTttggagtgtattactcctgccttgaagtgtttaatattgtagggtaatcctaatactgatttctaatcaggatattgaagaaatcatattcattcaatataggattgggctcagcaaatgcctgtgttggatatccaaaatatatttgaaataactactagtatatactatatagtagttttctatctgcagtatattctatactgcagatatactggctacctgtataaaatatacagtagttcaaccGGCATTtagccggcatacccggcatgctagctagagagagagagagagatagcatggaaaaaaggctactccttactgtgaatgtatacagtaattaaggatgtaagtcTAATTTGACTACTTTTTTCCAGAAAGAGGGTTCTAATAGAAAggaagaatgtaccattcaggcttccatgcagctacagtactattgccgacaaggtactgccgatacactgccggccggcaagtccagcagtaccagtacagtcggcgtgctgccaactgagtcagcactatctgtgccggcctggccggcagtaccccggcaacaggacctgtagcagcagtccaagggaggactgaagaaccttgggaacagagagggacttccctctcacggccatcatggttgccagcagccatcttggctgccggctggttCCTGGCTAGGCCGGCAGTTGCCGGTTGGTCCGGCAGTTGCCGGTTGGTCCGGCAGTTGCCGGTTGGTCCGGCAGTTGCCGGTTGGTCCAGCAGTTGCCGGTTGGTCCGGCAGTTGCCGGTTGgtccggcagttgccgacagatgatgtggttggcggcagtatgctttgccgtcagccaaagacatgactagagagggagtctggctggctccggcaacctaccagcaaaggtaaggttgcaagatgccggcctaaagaaagacaatgactcagccatcaaaagtggacagaggggtagggaacagggtcctgtaacgagtgtgaaaggaactggcaaaaattgttagtcctaccacctgtaaaagaaactctgtttcggtatcggcagaatcccagggaacaggagagactcagttctccatcccagagatttccgacacagttaaggggatggcggcactgccgcctcctctcaacaaagaagaaacagagttccagtgccacctatcctaggctaaagaaaattactcttcagcccagagaactgtggcatagggctagtcttttagtcgcaagttGAAAATGGTATCCTAcaataacttcaagtgcggctaatgaggactaacctccattgccggccacctggccggcaggggaatgatggtatcctacaacccattcgccctgccggtaggtcgccgacataagacttaaaactctgagattctgactaaatcccaaaacctgatggtataccacaaccaacggttaagggaagaggcaggacaaaccctaagttagccatgtctaaaaaaaattcaaggcacggctattagggttgtagcctgaggctacactcagagggacagagattacccttaagtctccgaagagacgtgtaatgtttcataacattctaggaggtataagtctccactgaatgaaaacaatacacgagggtaaccggggaaagtctgaacgtatagtaaaacgtctaggtaaggttacctaggctaaacgagatctctgttacctaaatcaccgGAACTCTAACTctcgatcgacagagaaaagggggaaacaaaatttATGCACATAACGAAACTTTATAAGAATAATTGCCTAATTAgttgaatatttaaaataattaaataaagctattaaaaactggaagtcgttctgctatctaaataacacgtgcctaacgaacgacggcgccatggcgcctccagtaactggcctagctcttaaaaacaataaaatactctaatttcattgtgaaacaggagctaaaatgtactcatagtaaagacccgatactcaactttccagaggcggaaaaagatggagaaagcataataataatcatgtaaaatgatcgaaaagttagatcaccaggaaatatcaccgagcgagatcgctacaaaaaaaaaaaaaaaggaatgtctgccgtcgtgggaatggcgctgttgtattcccaatagtattacgagagcggggagagcttttggacagctcccttttattttgccatccccctcgaagccaaaacgctgtttggggtacatattgctatggaggcgtgtcaagaatgcatccgctgatattatgcgatatcctttggagaaattttaaggatattcgcaccaggagttagaattctggatacctaaaggtaaaattctctgggaatatcactgtagtacatatatcccttaggaagctactctaaggaacttccatcacgacgacatggcgtgagcccaaaaatatatataaaatatatatatatatatatatatatatatatatatatatatatatatatatatatatatatatatatataaatgtgtgtgtgtgtgagtacaaacacacacacacacgtatatatatatatatatatatatatatatatatatatatatatatatatatatatatatatatatatatatatacatatatataaatatatatgtatatatacaccgtaaatatatatatatatatatatatatatatatatatatatatataaattatttcttgaaaaaatacaaccatagttagaaaagctggtTGCTGAAAGCCTAgggagcccaacagggaaaataggaaagtgagggaagggaacaaggaaaaatagaatatttcaagaacagtaacaacattgaaataaatttttgctacaaaattttaacaaaacaggaagagaaattaggatagaataatgtgctggtgtgtatcctcaagcaagagaactctaacctaaacaATATTGTAAAACGATGGTATaggggctttggcactacccaagactagagatcaatggtttgatattggagtgcccTTCATCTAGAGGAGCTGTTTACGAtgactaaagagtttcttctacctttaccaagagaaaagtagctactgaacaattacagtgggtagttaacccctttggtgaagaagaaaagTTCggcaatctcactgttgtcagtgtaaagaatagaccagactattcagtttatgtctAGGAAAGgagataatgaaccgtaaccaaagagcaGGATATATTGTAGTACTGTCTCTCCAgccgaaggaccccataactctctagcggtagtatctcaaagggtggcgggtttcctggccagcctactacttatgaatatatatatatatatatatatatatatatatatatatatatatatatatatatatatatatatatatatatatatatatatatatatataacagtgctTCCGAAACTTGTTTAGTACATGAACCCTTACAGCAGTAACAAACCTGTCATGAACCCCACATTTGAAAGCCTTCTAGAATAGTATTAAATATGAATGGCATAgatacattttcatattttaagTATTTCAAAGGGAAGAATGTACCCGCCCTTTTGCTACAAGCAAATCAATATGAGGGTCTGTATGACTCAAGGCCCATCACGTGTCTGCTTCTGCATTTAAACTCTTTCTAGCCATCTATTTCATCACCGGGAGAGCTGAGAAACCACTTTCACATAGGTAAGGGGATGAGAAAGAAATGAGTACTTTCACGACAAATTTTCTGTTCTTTGGGAAAAAGGAAAGCATCTTGACCCACCGGTTAGAGCGGTTGAACTGTTGCTGTTCCTGAAACTCTTAATGTGCTCGAAAGATTCCCTTGTTTGTCATCAGAAAGATCATCCATAGTGCATCATAAATGATTACGAGAAAGTGTCAGGTGTACAATCTCATTTCTATCAGTTTCATGAAAATAACCTTTGAACTCTTTTTGGAGGATTGTCAAGTATCCCTTGATCTTTAGTTGCAGTTACTCAGCAAGTGGTTCTTTTCCGAAGACCTAGTTCAGATGTTTAAAGGAAACGACATCCCTCCTTTCAAATTTCCTCTTCCAAATAGCTGAGCTGTCGCGTAAAGCCTCAGTTTGCATTAGGTTGGTGGTATCTTGGCCCTGTAGTTACCGGTGGCTCTCattcaaagattgaaaaaaattctGCCAAATGGGAAAGACTATTCAAATGGCCCCTGAATGTCATTTAACAGCTGCTCTGTTTTCTTCACTTGGGCTGTCAGAAATATCTGCAATTCATCAAGGAATTCAAATACACGAACGAGAACATTATCCTTTAACAGCCAACAAACAGATTTGTAGAAGAGGTCTTGTTGAGCAGAATACATGTCTTGGCACAATCTACAAAAAATCCTGGTGATGAGTGCCCGTCTTTTGACTATGATTTCCAAGGTATCTTCGAGAGGATCAGGAAGCGTCTTGGAGACAAGAGCCTCACGGTGGATCAGGCAGTATTTTTTAATGATGCCTGGGTTATTTGTTTCAACCAGAGTCATATATACTGAATTGAAACCAATTATGCTGAGAGCTCCGTCTGTGCAGACACCAACCAATTTTGACCACAAGAGATTTTCTTCTTCAAAGAAGTTAGACACTGTATTCATGATATCTTCAGTCTTTGTTATTGTTATCAGTGGACTGCAGAAAAGTAAAAACTCTTTCACCTGATTTTCGGAGATGAAttgaacaagaagaaaaaaaaaagctgaggAAGATATACACGCAAATAGTCTCAGCACATTCAATGGTGAGGAAGAGGGTTGTCCGAAATACCTATCTGATTAAATTTGTTGACACAGTTCTGATCAAGGACAAGACAAGCAGCCTCTACCATATAAGGTTTAACAAGCTTCTTACCAATTGTGTATTGCTGCTTCTGCATTGTAATATGAAGGGACATCAATTACAATGCCTTGACAACAGTGATAGGTTGAAAGAGAACTCCTGCTCCATGATTCAATCTCGACTGTTTGAAAAGGTATTCCTTGATTTTGAAGTATGCCAAATCCTTAATGGCCTCTTCTGGATGAACTTTGGTGAGGTGTTCCTTCAGCTTGATGTAGGGTTCCGTGAATACGCTGGACCTAAATGGTCAAAACTGACACAAAATCGTCCTGTATATTAAATTGACATGATGTTATCACATCAGTTAGCTACTTCTTAATGCTAAATTGTGCCATTCAACAATCTATTTTCCAGCTAATTTAGATTCCTTTTCTAGAGGGTATTAAAAAAACATAATTGTAGAATGAAATATGCCTAAATTATGCCAGATATGGCTTGCCATATATTAGTACCATTATGATAAATCTGGCACCCATGATACCTACAATGCATTACTGGTATACGCATGCACTCGAGATAGCTCTGAGACTGACTGAAAACTTTATCCCCATTCCGGCCAGCAGGATGTAGTGCATTCAGTTGTTAGACCCTCCATGACCCCCAGTTTGGAAAtacttgatctatatatatatatatatatatatatatatatatatatatatatatatatatgtatacatatttatataaattaatatatatatatatatatatatatattattatatacatgtacagtatatatatatacatacacacacacacacacacacacacatatatatatatatatatatatatatatatatatatatatatatatatatatttatggatatatatatatatattatatatatatatatgtatatatatatacatatatatatatatgtatatatatacatatatatatatatatgtatatatatatatatatatatatatatatatatatatagacatatatatgtaattaaatatatatatatatatatatatatataaatatatatatatatatatatatatatatatatatatatgtgtatatatatatatatatatatatatatatatatatatatatatgtatatatatatatatatatatatatatatatatatatatatatatatatatatatatatatatatgtatatatatatatatatacacatatatatatatatatatatatatatacatatatatatatatatatatatatatatatatgtatacttatttatatataaatgtatatatatttttatatacatatacagtatatatatgtatgtacaactgTTTAcagatcacaatttttttttctttttttttaataaacagacAGGACTCAGCTCAATAAGAGGTCTTTGTCTGCACCATGTAGGCTCAAAGCCATTAATTGCTGGGCACTTCACTTTCCcctctcttcccaggtcagccacatgATAGAAGCCACGAATGAGAACAAGGTTTTCTCATAGAAAGGACAAGGCACCCATAGATAGAAGGAAACTTGGTCATGATTTGCTAACACCCAGAAAAGGAAGGTGTGGTCATGGGTGCCATTGGACCTCAAGCACTTAATTCCTCATTTTGAACTCAAAAAGATCCAATCATGAGGAAAAAGGGGGTGACCTGAAATTTCATTTTATCGGCCGACTGGCTTATATCGAGGAAAAAAAAGACAGTTCCTGCCAGAGAACGCTTGAAATCAATTCccgcccaagagagagagagagagagagagagagagagagagagagagagagagagagaaccag
The nucleotide sequence above comes from Palaemon carinicauda isolate YSFRI2023 chromosome 18, ASM3689809v2, whole genome shotgun sequence. Encoded proteins:
- the LOC137657421 gene encoding protein FAM200C-like; translated protein: MQKQQYTIGKKLVKPYMVEAACLVLDQNCVNKFNQIVSNFFEEENLLWSKLVGVCTDGALSIIGFNSVYMTLVETNNPGIIKKYCLIHREALVSKTLPDPLEDTLEIIVKRRALITRIFCRLCQDMYSAQQDLFYKSVCWLLKDNVLVRVFEFLDELQIFLTAQVKKTEQLLNDIQGPFE